A segment of the Homoserinimonas aerilata genome:
CTTGGCCTGCAACTCGCGTACAACCCCGGTGCGGCATTCTCGTTCGGGGAGGGCTTCACCTGGGTGTTCGCGTTGCTCGCTGTCGCAGCCACCGTCACAGCGATCGTGTTCGCGTTCCGGATTCGCCGCCTGGGGTGGGCGGTCATCGTCGGCGCGCTCGGTGGAGCTGCCGCCTCACATGCAGGCGACCGCCTCTTCCGGGATCCGGGATTCGCCCAGGGGCACGTCGTTGACTTCCTCGCCTACGGGAACTGGTTCATCGGGAACATTGCCGACATCGTGATCTTCGCTGCCGCGATCGCCGGAGGGTTCCTTATGATCCGGGGCGGTGATGAGTCCAAAGACTGACCCCGATGCTTCACGGCGACAGACCGCGCCGAAATCGATCGTTACCGGTCAGTTCGCGCGATGACGTCCAGGAAGTCCCGTATGTGAGGGGGCGGAGTCGTCCCGGCCCAGATGGCGGTGAGCGGGCGGGTGATCTGGAGATTGTTGATCCGAACTCGCACGAGTCGGCCGGCGCGGGCGTCCTCGGACACGGCGAGGGAGCTCAACGCGCCGGGGGCTATGCCGGCCATAATCGCGCTGCGAACGCCGAGCGTGGTCGTCAGCACGGCTGCGGGCTCGGCTGCGAGGGGAAAGCCCGCCTCGGTGAGGGCGTTCTCGAGCGCTTGTCGGGTGCCGCTGCCGGTCTCGCGGAGCACCAACCCAGTGCCCGCCAGTTCACGGACGGACACCCGGCGGGTCTTCGCCCATCGGTGACCGTGCTGCACAACGACTTCGATGGTGTCGTAAGCGACGGTGACCGACCGGAGGCCGGCGGGAACGACAGGGGTCTCGACGAGCCCGAGGTCTGCGGTTCCCTCGCGTATGGCCTCGACGACCGTGCTGCTGTTGGCGGCTGTGAGTTGAACGACCGGGCCGTCATTGCCGTGAGAGATGCGCCACCGGGCGATCCATTCCGGTAGGAGGTGTTCTGCGATCGTGAGGCTCGCGGCGATGCGCATCATCTTCCCGCGATCCGTGCGGAGCGAGTTGACAGCATCCGAGAACTCGTCGGCCGCTGTCAGCAGCGTTGTTCCCCAGCCAACAACCAGCTCGCCTGTCGGAGTCAGTCGGGAGCCCCGTGCGGAACGCACCAGCAGTCGCATGCGCAGATCTTTTTCCAGGTTCCGGATGCGCAGAGATATCGCCTGCTGACTCACGCCCAACTGCGCGCTTGCCGCCGACATGCTGCTTTCCTTCGCGACGAGCGCCAAGGCTCGCAGTGCCTCCAAGTCCGGCCCGTTGCGCATCTTCCGCCTCCCAAGCACAAGCATAACTTGTATGGCGGACGGTATCTGCCTCTACTCGCACGAGCGGTCCGAGGAAATGATGGATGCATGACCCATGCCCAGGACGTTGCGACCGCCCGACCGGAACACACGCTGCTTGCCCGAGTCCGCGCGCTGCTGCCCGGGCTTGTCCTCTGCCTCGCCGCGGCCGGAGCATCGTACGGGGTCAGCCTGCTGCTGCCGGGAGTCAGCCCGCTCATTATCGCGATCGTGCTTGGCGTACTCCTGGCCAACGTCGTCCGGCTGCCAGCAGCGGCCTCCGACGGCATCGACTTCTCCGCGAAAAAGCTCCTGCGCGCCGGCATCGTCTTCCTCGGACTCCAACTGGTACTGACAGACATCCTCGAACTCGGAGCCCCGATGCTGGTCGTCATCGTGTGCATTGTCGCCGGCGGACTGTTCGGCACCGTTCTCCTGGGGAAGCTGCTACGGGTTCCATCCGGGCTCTCGCTGCTAATCGCCTGCGGATTCTCCATCTGCGGCGCGGCAGCCGT
Coding sequences within it:
- a CDS encoding signal peptidase II; the encoded protein is MTSSEAESQPSVARQLPSARRWQLTGGALLIALVVVLIDQGTKAWAEATLTERERIPLIGDLLGLQLAYNPGAAFSFGEGFTWVFALLAVAATVTAIVFAFRIRRLGWAVIVGALGGAAASHAGDRLFRDPGFAQGHVVDFLAYGNWFIGNIADIVIFAAAIAGGFLMIRGGDESKD
- a CDS encoding LysR family transcriptional regulator; amino-acid sequence: MLVLGRRKMRNGPDLEALRALALVAKESSMSAASAQLGVSQQAISLRIRNLEKDLRMRLLVRSARGSRLTPTGELVVGWGTTLLTAADEFSDAVNSLRTDRGKMMRIAASLTIAEHLLPEWIARWRISHGNDGPVVQLTAANSSTVVEAIREGTADLGLVETPVVPAGLRSVTVAYDTIEVVVQHGHRWAKTRRVSVRELAGTGLVLRETGSGTRQALENALTEAGFPLAAEPAAVLTTTLGVRSAIMAGIAPGALSSLAVSEDARAGRLVRVRINNLQITRPLTAIWAGTTPPPHIRDFLDVIARTDR